Proteins encoded within one genomic window of Novosphingobium sp. EMRT-2:
- a CDS encoding substrate-binding domain-containing protein produces the protein MDGDNETDQPPARVRNIVELARIAGVSASTVSRALAGNPLIKANTRERIQALAEKHGFRLNQMASKLRTRETRAIGVVVPLGHERRQHISDPFFMTMLGHLADGLTESGYDLMLSRVLPDTPGWLDDIVDSGLLDGVLIIGQSDQLDAIEHVAQRYRPLVVWGQQTPGYQQCTIGSDNHAGGRLAARHLIADGRKRLAFLGDIRPPEIAARFAGANAAVQEAGLPALEALPVHLSGEQAQEDIATRIRRIGRTLDGIVCASDVIAMTVLRALTDEGLAVPTDIAVTGFDDLPIAAQTVPRLTSVRQDIARGAGLMIGALAARLRREDSPSVQMTPELVVRDSA, from the coding sequence ATGGACGGGGACAACGAGACGGATCAGCCACCGGCCCGCGTCCGCAACATCGTGGAACTGGCCCGGATCGCCGGCGTTTCCGCCAGCACCGTCTCGCGCGCGCTGGCCGGCAACCCCCTGATCAAGGCGAACACGCGAGAACGGATACAGGCGCTGGCGGAAAAGCACGGCTTCCGTCTGAACCAGATGGCCAGCAAGCTGCGCACGCGGGAGACCCGCGCGATCGGCGTAGTCGTGCCGCTGGGGCACGAACGGCGACAGCACATTTCCGATCCGTTCTTCATGACCATGCTGGGCCATCTGGCCGATGGCCTGACCGAATCCGGATACGACCTGATGCTGTCGCGCGTGCTGCCCGATACGCCGGGCTGGCTTGATGACATCGTCGATTCCGGGCTGCTCGACGGCGTGCTGATCATCGGGCAATCGGATCAGCTCGATGCGATCGAACACGTCGCGCAGCGCTATCGTCCGCTGGTGGTCTGGGGCCAGCAGACCCCGGGCTATCAGCAGTGCACGATCGGGTCGGACAATCACGCCGGCGGCAGGCTTGCCGCGCGGCACCTGATCGCCGACGGGCGCAAGCGGCTGGCCTTCCTGGGCGACATTCGCCCGCCCGAGATCGCGGCGCGCTTCGCCGGCGCCAACGCGGCCGTGCAGGAAGCCGGCCTGCCCGCGCTGGAAGCGCTGCCGGTGCACTTGAGCGGCGAACAGGCGCAAGAGGATATTGCCACCCGGATCCGCAGGATCGGGCGCACGCTGGACGGGATCGTCTGCGCGTCCGACGTGATCGCGATGACCGTGCTGCGCGCGCTGACGGACGAAGGCCTCGCCGTCCCGACGGACATTGCCGTCACCGGTTTCGACGATCTGCCGATCGCGGCGCAGACGGTTCCCCGGCTGACCTCGGTGCGGCAGGACATCGCCCGGGGCGCGGGCTTGATGATCGGCGCTCTCGCCGCCCGGCTGCGGCGCGAAGACAGCCCGTCGGTCCAGATGACGCCCGAACTGGTCGTGCGCGACAGCGCGTAG
- a CDS encoding TonB-dependent siderophore receptor, with amino-acid sequence MTRTTRRIAGAASLALIAATNLVSPAPAQAAESETAPSWTNDIVVTGQRGSYAQPDTSSATRTGTPLIQVPQSVQVITRTLIQEQDRRTLGDALANVSGVTPTRSEEQLLIAPLVRGFPAEVYLDGLPIYAGNQQAFDPTSLVGVERIDVLKGPSATLYGGGLGTPLGGTINIESERPDGKPGGYVAMRGGSFATWNPYADINVPLAPGIAARVAAEYQRNDSWIDKVRGRRWSVQPSLSFEIDPATDLLLQAQFNGRSQLEYSGLPAAQALAGQIDRNAFPGSPTGQPLTTNDNRMGQATLRHSFREDVKLTVSGRYYDSSIREYGSFVDPDFFPPDSASPTVYPIIPITMITDTREVTLDANLSAKVGMLGGSHTFLIGADYDWTRFSSNMGLFVSNTPEGTIDLANPVYDVVYTPQVPVNYLQTDHYRTLAFYVQDQATYGRLHLTGALRYTALNFREVSNIGVANDETYHRLSPRIGATFDLVPGVALFAGYATAFRAPFGFVGLGVPKPETSRNVEAGIKLALPKAGLSGTLSAFDQTRNNVATADVANPGFFIQAGRQRARGVEADLVWEPTPAFSLLASYAYTDAKVTADNAIPVGDLLTRVPRSSGRVAARYRILNGPAKGLAFGAGVTALGARQLTLPNTLAVPGYALIDAQAAYDIGRFTIQVSAINLGGRRAFDTYQYFGNPLVMPVQPRSAYVTLKVRL; translated from the coding sequence ATGACCAGGACCACCCGTCGCATCGCAGGGGCGGCATCGCTCGCCCTCATCGCCGCCACCAACCTTGTCTCGCCCGCGCCCGCGCAAGCCGCCGAAAGCGAGACAGCGCCAAGCTGGACCAACGATATCGTCGTGACGGGCCAGCGTGGAAGCTATGCCCAGCCGGACACCAGTTCGGCCACGCGCACCGGCACGCCATTGATCCAGGTGCCGCAATCCGTGCAGGTCATCACCCGGACGCTGATCCAGGAGCAGGATCGGCGGACGCTTGGCGATGCGCTGGCCAACGTCTCGGGAGTCACGCCGACGCGATCGGAAGAGCAGTTGCTGATCGCGCCGCTCGTGCGCGGCTTCCCCGCAGAGGTCTATCTGGACGGGTTGCCCATCTATGCCGGCAACCAGCAAGCCTTTGATCCGACCAGTCTCGTCGGCGTCGAACGGATCGACGTGCTCAAGGGGCCAAGCGCCACGCTTTACGGCGGAGGCCTGGGAACGCCGCTTGGCGGCACGATCAACATCGAATCCGAACGCCCCGATGGCAAGCCGGGTGGCTATGTGGCGATGCGGGGCGGCAGTTTCGCGACGTGGAACCCCTATGCCGACATCAACGTGCCGCTCGCGCCAGGCATCGCCGCGCGGGTGGCGGCGGAGTACCAGCGCAACGATAGCTGGATCGACAAGGTTCGCGGGCGACGCTGGTCGGTGCAGCCAAGCCTGTCGTTCGAGATCGATCCGGCAACCGATCTGCTCCTGCAGGCGCAATTCAACGGCCGCAGCCAGCTTGAATATTCGGGGCTGCCCGCCGCACAGGCACTGGCCGGACAGATAGACCGCAATGCCTTTCCCGGTTCGCCCACCGGTCAGCCGCTCACCACCAACGACAACCGGATGGGGCAGGCAACGCTGCGCCACAGCTTCCGCGAAGACGTGAAGCTGACAGTCAGTGGCCGGTACTATGACAGTTCGATCCGCGAATACGGCAGCTTCGTCGATCCGGACTTCTTCCCGCCGGACTCCGCCTCGCCAACGGTCTATCCGATCATTCCGATCACCATGATCACCGATACCCGCGAGGTCACGCTCGACGCCAATCTTTCGGCCAAGGTCGGCATGCTCGGCGGATCGCACACCTTCCTGATCGGCGCCGACTACGATTGGACCCGCTTCTCCAGCAATATGGGCCTGTTCGTCAGCAACACGCCAGAAGGCACGATCGACCTCGCCAATCCGGTTTATGACGTGGTCTATACGCCGCAGGTGCCGGTCAACTATCTCCAGACCGACCATTACCGCACGCTGGCCTTCTATGTGCAGGATCAGGCGACGTACGGCCGGCTGCACCTGACTGGCGCCTTGCGCTACACCGCGCTCAACTTCCGCGAAGTCAGCAACATCGGGGTCGCCAACGACGAGACATACCACCGTCTCTCCCCCCGGATCGGCGCCACGTTCGACCTTGTGCCGGGTGTCGCGCTGTTCGCGGGCTACGCGACCGCCTTTCGCGCGCCGTTCGGGTTCGTCGGGCTGGGCGTGCCGAAGCCTGAAACATCGCGCAACGTCGAGGCGGGGATCAAGCTGGCGCTGCCCAAGGCGGGGCTGTCGGGCACGCTCTCGGCCTTCGACCAGACGCGCAACAACGTGGCCACGGCCGATGTGGCCAATCCCGGCTTCTTCATCCAGGCCGGACGCCAGCGCGCGCGGGGCGTGGAGGCTGACCTGGTCTGGGAACCGACGCCGGCCTTCTCGCTGCTTGCCAGCTATGCCTATACCGATGCCAAGGTGACGGCGGACAACGCGATACCGGTCGGCGACCTGCTGACCCGCGTGCCCAGGAGCAGCGGCCGCGTCGCCGCGCGCTACCGGATATTGAACGGCCCCGCCAAAGGCCTGGCGTTCGGCGCGGGCGTTACGGCGCTCGGCGCGCGGCAATTGACGCTGCCCAATACGCTCGCGGTGCCGGGCTATGCGCTGATCGATGCGCAGGCCGCCTACGATATTGGCCGTTTCACGATCCAGGTTTCGGCAATCAACCTGGGTGGCCGTCGGGCTTTCGATACCTACCAGTATTTCGGGAACCCGCTGGTGATGCCGGTGCAGCCGCGATCCGCCTATGTCACGTTGAAGGTCAGGCTTTAG
- a CDS encoding alpha/beta hydrolase, translating into MARAKSGLPAKVPPFAGEKHAVEDGARAVATVRHGAARWGIDPGKIGVLGFSAGAFLAVDLAIGDKASRPDFVGLIYGGLRTPVPADASPAFIAAAADDEFLPNDAAQLYAAWRQAGVPAELHVYEHGGHGFDLRPKGTTSDRWFDEFIWWMQARGLIETVWSR; encoded by the coding sequence ATGGCGCGGGCGAAGAGCGGCCTTCCGGCCAAGGTTCCGCCCTTTGCCGGCGAGAAGCATGCGGTGGAGGACGGCGCGCGCGCCGTGGCGACGGTGCGCCACGGCGCAGCCCGGTGGGGTATCGATCCCGGCAAGATCGGAGTCCTCGGTTTCTCGGCGGGTGCTTTCCTGGCCGTCGACCTGGCGATTGGCGACAAGGCTTCGCGGCCCGATTTTGTCGGCCTGATCTATGGGGGGCTTCGCACGCCGGTCCCCGCCGATGCATCGCCAGCCTTCATCGCCGCCGCGGCCGACGACGAATTCCTGCCAAACGACGCGGCGCAGCTCTATGCCGCATGGCGGCAAGCCGGGGTGCCGGCCGAGCTTCATGTCTATGAGCATGGCGGCCACGGTTTCGATCTCAGGCCGAAGGGCACGACCAGCGACCGCTGGTTCGACGAATTCATCTGGTGGATGCAAGCACGCGGCCTGATCGAGACGGTTTGGTCGCGGTAA
- a CDS encoding glycoside hydrolase family 68 protein, whose product MPCFRWLPEHVAGIAARPHPQARPFSRAEAPRVAAGMDLWDHWPVLEANGNVAAIAGGALVIFLAAPILADPEDRHALARLWLFHRTPAGWRDLGPVFADGFSPGSREWSGTAIVNPAHSHVTLHFTAAGVRGEPAITFRQRLFATRATLTIADGVPALSGWTAPVETLRPDGVDYMIDLEGTGAVGAIKAFRDPFVFKDPTSGQTRLLFAGSRMGSDSDWNGVVGAGTLQADGTWRLDPPLVSADGLNNELERPHAIMHQGLVYLFWSTQRKVFAAGGPSGPTGLYGLVAQGIDGPWTPINGTGLVFGNPDSAPFQAYSWQVLPDLSVWSFADLVGLAELPPSTEAARAAFGGTAAPVVRLALDGDRASLAA is encoded by the coding sequence ATGCCCTGTTTCCGCTGGCTGCCCGAACACGTCGCGGGAATCGCCGCCCGTCCTCACCCACAGGCGCGCCCGTTCTCCCGCGCCGAAGCGCCCCGCGTTGCCGCCGGCATGGACCTGTGGGACCACTGGCCGGTGCTGGAAGCCAACGGCAATGTCGCCGCGATCGCGGGCGGCGCGCTGGTGATCTTCCTTGCGGCCCCCATCCTCGCGGATCCCGAAGATCGCCATGCCTTGGCGCGGCTGTGGCTGTTCCACCGCACGCCGGCGGGCTGGCGCGATCTCGGCCCGGTGTTTGCCGATGGCTTTTCGCCCGGCAGCCGGGAATGGTCCGGCACGGCGATCGTCAATCCCGCGCATAGTCACGTCACGCTGCATTTCACTGCCGCCGGCGTGCGCGGCGAACCGGCGATCACGTTCCGCCAGCGCCTGTTCGCGACCCGCGCCACGCTGACCATCGCGGACGGCGTGCCAGCGCTGTCCGGCTGGACCGCCCCTGTCGAAACGCTGCGCCCCGATGGCGTGGACTACATGATCGATCTGGAGGGAACCGGGGCGGTCGGCGCGATCAAGGCGTTCCGCGATCCGTTCGTGTTCAAAGACCCCACTTCCGGGCAGACCCGCCTACTTTTCGCCGGTTCCCGCATGGGATCGGATTCGGACTGGAACGGTGTGGTCGGCGCGGGTACGTTGCAGGCTGACGGCACCTGGCGGCTCGACCCGCCGCTGGTCAGCGCCGATGGACTGAACAACGAACTGGAACGGCCCCACGCGATCATGCACCAAGGTCTGGTCTATTTGTTCTGGTCCACCCAGCGCAAGGTCTTCGCCGCCGGCGGACCGTCCGGCCCCACCGGTCTCTATGGGCTTGTGGCGCAGGGCATCGACGGCCCATGGACGCCGATCAACGGCACGGGACTGGTCTTCGGCAATCCCGATTCCGCTCCGTTCCAGGCCTATAGCTGGCAGGTGCTGCCCGATCTTTCGGTGTGGAGCTTTGCCGATCTCGTCGGTCTTGCCGAGCTGCCGCCGTCGACCGAGGCGGCCCGGGCAGCCTTTGGCGGCACTGCCGCGCCCGTGGTCCGGCTGGCGCTGGACGGCGACCGCGCGAGCCTTGCCGCATGA
- a CDS encoding MFS transporter codes for MKGTRPRLGFPGIVQMNLGFLGLQFSFGLQQSNMAPIYTYLGADATIMPVLWLAGPMTGLLVQPLIGALSDRTSTRIGRRTPYFLIGAVLCSLALLAMPFSPALWVAASLLWVLDAANNITMEPYRAYVSDRLDTAERPLGFLTQSAFTGLAQTLSYLAPSLFVWAGMSADAVDANGIPQVTRVAFIIGAVLSLSTIVWSVWRVPELPLPAEEAAAMRAQPLSAGTAWRDFMDAVREMPAPMRQFGVAMLFQWYGMFCYWQYVTLSLARSLHGSDSAAALRDATLVNGRLGGFYNFLAFLAAFALVPLIRRLGVKPVHAVSIALGGVAMLALPHIGNEAGSYLPMIGIGIAWASLMGSPYVLLANSIPAERTGIYMGIFNMFIVVPMLVQTVTMPFLYGTVLGSDPRNVLSLAGLTLLLAAVATLRVRAARQP; via the coding sequence ATGAAGGGCACCCGGCCACGCCTTGGTTTTCCCGGCATCGTGCAGATGAACCTGGGTTTTCTGGGGCTGCAGTTCAGTTTCGGACTGCAGCAGAGCAACATGGCGCCGATCTACACCTATCTGGGCGCGGATGCGACGATCATGCCCGTGCTGTGGCTGGCCGGCCCGATGACCGGCTTGCTCGTCCAGCCGCTGATCGGTGCGCTCAGCGATCGCACGTCCACGCGAATCGGACGCCGCACGCCCTATTTCCTGATCGGAGCGGTGCTGTGCAGCCTCGCCCTGCTGGCTATGCCGTTCAGCCCCGCCTTGTGGGTCGCCGCGTCGTTGCTGTGGGTGCTCGATGCCGCCAACAACATCACGATGGAACCGTACCGGGCCTATGTCAGCGACCGGCTCGACACGGCCGAGCGGCCACTCGGTTTCCTGACGCAGAGCGCCTTTACCGGTCTCGCCCAGACGCTGTCCTACCTTGCGCCGTCGCTGTTCGTGTGGGCCGGGATGAGCGCGGACGCGGTTGATGCGAACGGCATTCCGCAGGTGACGCGCGTGGCTTTCATCATCGGCGCGGTGCTGTCGCTGTCGACGATCGTGTGGTCGGTCTGGCGCGTGCCCGAACTGCCCTTGCCGGCGGAGGAGGCGGCGGCGATGCGCGCCCAGCCCTTGTCCGCTGGAACCGCCTGGCGCGATTTCATGGATGCTGTGCGCGAAATGCCGGCGCCGATGCGGCAATTCGGCGTGGCCATGCTGTTCCAGTGGTACGGCATGTTCTGCTATTGGCAGTACGTCACACTGTCGCTGGCGCGGTCGCTCCACGGATCGGATTCGGCGGCGGCGCTGCGCGATGCCACGCTCGTCAACGGGCGGCTGGGCGGGTTCTACAACTTCCTCGCCTTTCTCGCCGCCTTCGCCCTCGTTCCGCTGATCCGGCGTCTGGGCGTGAAGCCGGTGCACGCCGTCAGCATCGCGCTGGGCGGCGTGGCGATGCTGGCCTTGCCGCACATCGGCAACGAGGCGGGCAGCTATCTTCCCATGATCGGCATCGGCATCGCCTGGGCCAGCCTGATGGGTAGTCCTTACGTGTTGCTGGCCAACAGCATCCCGGCCGAACGGACGGGGATCTACATGGGCATTTTCAACATGTTCATCGTCGTGCCGATGCTGGTTCAGACGGTCACGATGCCGTTCCTTTACGGCACCGTGCTGGGGTCCGATCCGCGCAACGTGCTGTCGCTGGCCGGGCTGACGCTGTTGCTTGCGGCGGTGGCGACCTTGCGGGTCCGCGCCGCGCGCCAGCCCTGA
- a CDS encoding TonB-dependent receptor domain-containing protein, translated as MMKVLPLNAVRFSAASLLAASSMFALGVTPALAQDASAQADSPNDAEIIVTAVARGQNRLDSSVSVSSLNADQLQQTTPRSVAELFRNIPGIRSESSGGEGNANIAVRGLPVASGGAKFLQLQEDGLPILEFGDITFGNADIFLRSDFNIARVEAVRGGSASTFASNSPGGVINLISKTGEQEGGAVQATVGLDYGEYRVDADYGGKISDSLRFHVGGFYRQGEGPRRAGYDGNRGGQIKFNVTKDFAGGYVRLYGKYLNDRAIGYLPNPVRVTGTNANPVYTNLPGFSINEDTLHSRYFTRNVTLDGNNNLVADDIRDGQHPVVKAVGLESKFDVGGGWSVMERFRYSAISGRFISNFPSSVDTSGAVATSLGGAGASAVYFNGPNAGQAVAANTYLANIVVFDTKLNSLDNITNDFRLTKDFDLGGGKLTVTGGFYKSRQTIDTDWLWTSAVMEVKGGGNAALVNIVNGSGQLVTQDGFYGYGARFFGNCCRRSYRLSYDTNAPFAAFTWNKDALTLDASVRYDIGQARGFVAGADLGGGRNGITSFDINGNGVISGPETQVAVIPLASPAPVHYNYNYASYSLGVNYRVRDDLALFARYSRGGRANADRLTFGPAIRTTDGSLVNADAAVDFVRQAEGGVKYRSGGVALYVTGFYATTEEQNFEATTQRFLDRKYRSYGVELEGSIRKGPFQLNAGGTWTHARITADALDATVVGNTPRRQASFVYQISPEVNLDKVSFGANVVGTTSSYTQDSNQLKLPAYTTVNAFLQVRPIERLQLSVNANNLFNVKGFTEAEDGAIPANGIVRARSINGRTISASARISF; from the coding sequence ATGATGAAGGTTCTTCCGCTTAACGCCGTGCGCTTTTCCGCCGCCAGCCTGCTGGCAGCCAGTTCCATGTTCGCGCTCGGCGTCACCCCCGCCCTTGCGCAGGACGCGTCGGCGCAGGCCGATTCCCCCAACGATGCCGAGATCATCGTGACCGCGGTGGCGCGCGGGCAGAACCGCCTGGATTCCTCGGTTTCCGTCAGCTCGCTCAACGCCGATCAGTTGCAGCAGACCACGCCGCGCTCGGTGGCCGAACTGTTCCGCAACATCCCCGGCATCCGTTCGGAAAGCTCGGGCGGCGAAGGCAACGCCAACATCGCGGTGCGCGGCCTGCCGGTCGCCTCGGGCGGCGCCAAGTTCCTGCAGCTGCAGGAAGACGGGCTGCCGATCCTGGAATTCGGCGACATCACGTTCGGCAATGCCGACATCTTCCTGCGGTCGGACTTCAACATCGCGCGCGTCGAAGCGGTGCGCGGCGGTTCTGCCTCGACCTTCGCCTCGAACTCGCCGGGCGGCGTCATCAACCTGATCTCCAAGACCGGCGAACAGGAAGGCGGCGCGGTGCAGGCGACGGTCGGCCTCGATTATGGCGAGTACCGCGTCGATGCCGATTACGGCGGCAAGATCAGCGACAGCCTGCGCTTCCACGTCGGCGGCTTCTACCGCCAGGGTGAAGGCCCGCGCCGCGCCGGCTATGACGGCAACCGCGGCGGCCAGATCAAGTTCAACGTGACCAAGGACTTCGCCGGCGGCTACGTGCGGCTCTACGGCAAGTACCTGAATGACCGGGCGATCGGCTATCTGCCCAATCCGGTGCGCGTGACCGGCACCAACGCCAACCCGGTCTATACCAACCTGCCGGGCTTCAGCATCAACGAGGATACGCTGCATTCGCGCTATTTCACGCGCAACGTCACGCTCGATGGCAACAATAACCTGGTGGCCGACGACATCCGCGATGGCCAGCATCCGGTGGTGAAGGCGGTGGGCCTCGAAAGCAAGTTCGACGTCGGCGGCGGCTGGTCGGTGATGGAACGCTTCCGCTATTCGGCGATCTCTGGCCGGTTCATCTCCAACTTCCCCTCGTCAGTCGATACCTCGGGCGCGGTGGCGACCAGCCTGGGCGGCGCGGGTGCCTCGGCGGTCTATTTCAACGGCCCCAACGCCGGGCAGGCAGTAGCTGCCAACACCTATCTCGCCAACATCGTCGTGTTCGACACCAAGCTCAACAGCCTGGACAACATCACCAACGATTTCCGCCTGACCAAGGACTTTGACCTGGGCGGCGGCAAGCTGACCGTGACCGGCGGCTTCTACAAGTCGCGCCAGACGATCGATACCGACTGGCTGTGGACCTCGGCCGTGATGGAAGTGAAGGGCGGCGGCAACGCGGCGCTGGTCAATATCGTCAACGGATCGGGCCAGCTCGTCACGCAGGACGGCTTCTATGGCTATGGCGCGCGCTTCTTCGGCAATTGCTGCCGCCGCAGCTATCGCCTGAGCTACGACACCAATGCGCCGTTCGCCGCGTTCACCTGGAACAAGGACGCGCTGACCCTGGATGCCAGCGTCCGCTACGACATCGGGCAGGCGCGCGGGTTCGTCGCCGGGGCCGATCTTGGCGGTGGCCGCAACGGCATCACCAGCTTCGACATCAATGGCAACGGCGTGATCTCCGGCCCCGAAACGCAAGTCGCGGTGATCCCGCTGGCCAGCCCCGCCCCGGTGCATTACAACTACAACTACGCCTCCTACTCGCTCGGCGTGAACTACCGCGTGCGTGACGATCTGGCGCTGTTCGCCCGGTACAGCCGCGGCGGACGCGCCAATGCCGATCGCCTGACGTTCGGCCCGGCGATCCGCACCACCGATGGCAGCTTGGTCAATGCGGACGCGGCGGTCGATTTCGTGCGGCAGGCCGAAGGCGGCGTGAAGTACCGCTCGGGCGGGGTCGCGCTCTACGTGACCGGGTTCTACGCCACCACCGAAGAACAGAACTTCGAGGCGACAACCCAGCGCTTCCTCGATCGCAAGTACCGTTCCTATGGCGTGGAACTGGAAGGCAGCATCCGCAAGGGGCCGTTCCAGCTCAACGCGGGCGGCACCTGGACGCATGCGCGGATCACCGCCGATGCGCTCGATGCCACGGTCGTCGGCAACACGCCGCGCCGGCAGGCCAGCTTCGTGTACCAGATCAGCCCGGAAGTGAACCTCGACAAGGTATCGTTTGGCGCCAACGTGGTCGGCACCACCAGCAGCTACACGCAGGACAGCAACCAGCTGAAGCTGCCGGCCTACACCACGGTCAACGCCTTCCTGCAGGTGCGTCCGATCGAGCGCCTGCAATTGTCGGTGAACGCCAACAACCTGTTCAACGTGAAGGGCTTCACCGAAGCGGAAGATGGCGCGATCCCGGCCAACGGCATCGTGCGGGCGCGTTCGATCAACGGGCGCACGATCTCGGCCTCGGCACGCATCTCGTTCTGA
- a CDS encoding ROK family protein produces the protein MSDAPLLAGVELGGTKCIAVVARGTEILRERRLPTTDPATTLAGLSEALAEWQAELPFTALGIGTFGPARVSPDAPDYGQILPTPKPGWTGARVLDHFADRFAVPIAFDTDVGAAALAEGRWGRARGCSTHAYVTVGTGIGIGIVANGQVLHGALHPEAGHLRVRRRRDDAFPGICPFHGDCLEGLAAGPAIAARIGGDATHIADDHTVWSDVGAELGELMATLILTVSPECIVIGGGVGGGRPALLDRIRDATAGALAGYVPGADRDALETLIGPPGLEARAGPMGALALALSALD, from the coding sequence ATGAGTGACGCACCGCTCCTCGCCGGGGTCGAGCTGGGCGGCACCAAGTGCATCGCCGTGGTCGCGCGCGGCACCGAGATTCTGCGCGAACGCCGCCTGCCGACGACCGATCCCGCAACCACGCTGGCGGGGCTGTCCGAAGCGCTTGCGGAATGGCAGGCCGAGCTGCCGTTCACGGCGCTGGGCATTGGCACGTTCGGCCCGGCCCGCGTCTCCCCTGACGCGCCGGACTATGGCCAGATACTCCCCACGCCCAAGCCGGGCTGGACCGGCGCGCGGGTGCTGGACCACTTCGCCGATCGCTTCGCCGTGCCGATCGCGTTCGATACCGATGTCGGCGCGGCCGCCCTCGCGGAAGGACGCTGGGGACGCGCGCGCGGGTGTTCGACCCATGCCTATGTCACGGTCGGCACCGGCATCGGCATCGGCATCGTGGCCAATGGGCAGGTGTTGCACGGCGCCTTGCACCCCGAGGCCGGGCACCTGCGCGTGCGCCGGCGCCGCGACGATGCCTTTCCCGGCATCTGCCCCTTCCACGGCGATTGCCTGGAAGGCCTGGCCGCAGGCCCCGCCATCGCTGCGCGCATTGGTGGCGATGCCACGCATATCGCCGATGACCATACGGTCTGGTCCGATGTCGGCGCAGAGCTGGGCGAACTGATGGCCACGCTCATCCTCACCGTATCCCCCGAATGCATCGTGATCGGCGGTGGCGTGGGCGGCGGACGCCCGGCGCTGCTCGACCGCATTCGCGATGCCACGGCCGGGGCGCTGGCCGGCTATGTTCCCGGGGCCGATCGCGACGCGCTGGAAACGCTGATTGGCCCGCCGGGACTGGAGGCACGCGCCGGCCCCATGGGCGCGTTGGCCCTCGCGCTCTCGGCGCTCGATTGA
- a CDS encoding sigma-70 family RNA polymerase sigma factor has product MPRRDEYVADFEAQRPRLLRLGYRMLGSVSEAEDVVQEAWLRWAAKAESVDAPAAYLTRIVTRLCLDQLKSARARRETYVGAWLPEPLMETTEPDETIADDLTLTLMLAMERLSPLERAAFLLHDVFGVALTDIAATLGREPAAVRQLAARARKHVQDARPRFLVDAREADRIARAFFTASREGDAGALSALLARDVAIYSDGGGKVIAFRNIVRGIDRALRLFAGLKRKNASMPTLLRTATIDGLPGYVSVDRGDVLQTTALDVRDGRISAIYIVRNPDKLRHLAAAFGTSSG; this is encoded by the coding sequence GTGCCGCGCAGGGATGAATATGTCGCTGATTTCGAGGCGCAACGGCCGCGGTTGTTGCGCCTGGGATACCGCATGCTCGGCTCCGTCAGCGAAGCGGAGGATGTGGTTCAGGAGGCATGGCTGCGGTGGGCGGCAAAAGCGGAAAGCGTCGATGCTCCGGCTGCCTATCTGACCCGCATCGTCACCCGCCTTTGCCTCGATCAGCTCAAGTCGGCCCGTGCCCGCCGGGAAACCTATGTCGGAGCCTGGTTGCCCGAACCACTGATGGAAACCACCGAGCCTGACGAGACGATCGCCGACGACCTGACGCTTACCCTGATGCTGGCGATGGAGCGCCTGTCCCCGCTGGAGCGCGCCGCCTTCCTGCTTCACGACGTGTTTGGCGTGGCGCTGACCGATATCGCCGCGACATTGGGGCGCGAGCCCGCCGCGGTTCGCCAGCTTGCCGCGCGCGCGCGCAAACACGTGCAGGATGCGCGCCCGCGTTTCCTGGTGGACGCGCGCGAGGCGGACCGGATCGCCCGGGCCTTCTTCACCGCTTCGCGCGAGGGCGATGCGGGCGCGCTGTCTGCGCTGCTCGCGCGCGACGTCGCGATCTATTCGGATGGCGGCGGCAAGGTGATCGCCTTCCGCAACATCGTGCGGGGGATCGATCGGGCACTGCGCTTGTTCGCCGGGCTCAAGCGCAAAAATGCGTCGATGCCGACGCTCCTGCGCACCGCCACGATCGATGGCCTGCCGGGGTATGTCAGTGTCGATCGAGGCGACGTGCTGCAGACGACCGCGCTCGACGTGCGCGATGGGCGGATCTCGGCGATCTACATCGTGCGCAATCCTGACAAGCTGCGCCATCTTGCGGCCGCTTTCGGCACAAGCAGCGGATAG